From a region of the Candidatus Methylacidiphilales bacterium genome:
- a CDS encoding phosphoribosylanthranilate isomerase: MKLRIKLCGLKNHKEIEIACKYGVYAIGLVFVQHSVRKVTIHRAKSLCLSALPLVQLVGVFMNPTKQFVNQVIRSVPLNMLQFHGIEREAFCKSFSLPYLKSIPINSVGWKGIARFIKLYPSASGFLIDSHKANQMGGTGTISEWEQVPKSIQHKLILSGGIHVKNIIKAHLQTGITQFDISSGIESSRGVKDTRKIVALLRHSLK; the protein is encoded by the coding sequence ATGAAGTTACGAATTAAATTATGTGGACTTAAAAATCATAAGGAGATAGAAATTGCTTGTAAGTATGGTGTATATGCGATTGGTTTGGTGTTTGTGCAACATAGCGTTAGAAAAGTTACGATACATAGAGCAAAGTCACTTTGTCTTTCCGCACTACCGTTAGTTCAGCTCGTAGGTGTTTTTATGAACCCAACCAAACAATTTGTAAATCAGGTTATTCGGTCCGTACCACTCAATATGCTTCAATTTCATGGTATTGAACGTGAAGCGTTTTGTAAATCATTTTCGCTCCCTTATTTAAAAAGCATTCCAATTAATAGTGTAGGTTGGAAGGGTATCGCTCGCTTCATAAAGCTATACCCTAGTGCAAGTGGTTTTTTAATAGATAGTCATAAAGCCAATCAAATGGGTGGCACAGGCACCATTTCGGAATGGGAACAAGTGCCAAAATCAATACAACATAAATTAATTCTTTCTGGAGGGATACATGTAAAAAATATTATCAAGGCGCACCTTCAAACTGGAATTACACAGTTTGATATTAGTTCTGGTATAGAAAGCTCACGAGGAGTTAAAGATACCCGTAAAATAGTAGCACTATTACGACATAGCTTAAAATGA